From Anopheles funestus chromosome 3RL, idAnoFuneDA-416_04, whole genome shotgun sequence, a single genomic window includes:
- the LOC125769739 gene encoding uncharacterized protein LOC125769739 gives MSEEYNGSKKYPIASKTRKTKLAFLSGVRSHYEKKEKDASIAKEPRVNLSVPGTPVCSRYLRKLSGQLIDPSDENDNKNGPVVNELIISSLVLDKFLKDMDKLSVDKENVIQPPVQQQQQQQQTQQKPKPGNVHETTEEFFIKSEERKAYHRTFSEAVGIVGNAPVIEKNPVVKKYFEESASQQTYRRDFSDAYGELVEPDPIVPVDTKSKLKKKNTKKSSSKLTKPSDTQPTKLISDSSDDERSEEDSSEFLQELERLKESKRSLEEKILAYQTKTVTDVAQEAVGASKGKSTQQFFEESEQAKTYRRTFSQAVQTLPAGAGDVRDPAVLQYFNESATRQTYKREFSEVYNEYEPAPVTSPNFKPTVPGTPISSRQLQKLKKNADTNPIVTDQQQAPAASEKSTSFTEELEAFNRELENLQQTKPSVTVPPTEPTLPVATDFCVDSYLNTSSQKQTYSRSFSEAAQSFTQSEVKSPAVRSFFEDSSRKGTLRRDFSEAYQEVEVLASSAQTADVTAKKQTTDVSYDRDQDNRSITRPADVDDNPSNISLASTGPISIPGTPISSKKLAAFRRSTSVEAAGKTNEVTTTVPVATQGGLPVMTRVPLTPQLDVSVPNQPTTMMTTIPEA, from the exons ATGTCGGAAGAATATAACGGGTCGAAAAAGTATCCAATTGCATCGAAAACACGTAAAACGAAGCTTGCATTCCTCTCCGGTGTGCGAAGTCATTatgagaagaaggaaaaggatgCTTCAATCGCCAAGGAACCACGCGTTAACCTCTCGGTTCCGGGTACACCGGTTTGTTCGCGGTATCTGCGAAAACTTTCGGGCCAATTGATAGATCCAAGTGATgagaatgataataaaaatggtCCGGTAGTGAACGAGCTCATCATTAGCAGCCTCGTGTTGGATAAGTTCCTGAAGGATATGGATAAACTGTCGGTAGATAAGGAAAATGTAATACAACCTcctgtgcagcagcagcagcagcagcagcagacgcaaCAGAAGCCGAAACCCGGTAACGTCCATGAAACGACCGAAGAATTCTTTATCAAGTCGGAGGAACGGAAAGCCTATCATCGCACATTTTCGGAAGCAGTGGGAATCGTTGGAAACGCACCAGTAATCGAGAAAAACCCGGTGGTAAAGAAGTATTTCGAAGAGTCAGCTAGTCAGCAAACTTATCGACGAGACTTTTCCGACGCGTATGGTGAACTGGTTGAACCAGATCCAATCGTTCCGGTCGATACGAAATCAaaattgaagaagaagaatacgAAGAAATCCAGCTCAAAACTGACGAAGCCTAGTGACACGCAACCAACGAAACTCATCAGCGACTCGTCGGACGATGAACGGTCGGAAGAGGATAGCAGTGAGTTCCTGCAGGAATTGGAACGGTTGAAGGAGTCCAAGAGAAGCCTCGAGGAAAAGATACTCGCATACCAGACAAAGACGGTGACGGACGTGGCTCAGGAGGCGGTAGGTGCTTCGAAAGGCAAAAGCACGCAACAGTTCTTTGAAGAATCGGAACAGGCAAAAACGTATCGGCGGACATTCTCGCAGGCAGTGCAAACATTACCCGCTGGCGCCGGCGATGTACGCGATCCGGCAGTACTGCAGTACTTCAACGAATCTGCCACACGTCAAACGTACAAAAGAGAATTTTCCGAAGTGTACAACGAGTATGAACCAGCTCCGGTAACGTCGCCTAACTTCAAGCCAACGGTGCCAGGAACTCCGATTAGCTCCAGGCAGCTgcagaaattaaaaaagaacgcCGACACGAATCCCATCGTCACCGACCAACAGCAAGCCCCAGCCGCTTCAGAAAAATCCACATCCTTCACGGAGGAGTTGGAAGCGTTCAACAGAGAGCTAGAAAATctgcaacaaaccaaaccatcGGTAACTGTTCCGCCCACGGAGCCAACCCTTCCGGTAGCTACGGATTTCTGCGTAGACAGCTACCTCAACACGTCGAGCCAGAAGCAAACGTACAGCCGGTCCTTCTCCGAGGCAGCGCAATCGTTTACCCAATCGGAAGTGAAAAGTCCGgccgttcgttcgttttttgaaGACTCTTCCCGCAAGGGCACTCTCCGTCGAGATTTCTCCGAGGCGTACCAAGAGGTAGAGGTACTAGCGTCTTCCGCACAAACAGCTGATGTAACAGCGAAAAAGCAGACAACCGATGTATCATATGACCGGGATCAAGATAACAGATCCATTACACGCCCCGCTGATGTTGATGATAACCCATCCAACATTTCCCTAGCGAGCACTGGACCCATTTCCATTCCAGGCACGCCAATCAGCTCGAAGAAATTGGCTGCCTTTCGGCGTAGCACCAGTGTGGAAGCCGCGGGCAAGACAAATGAAGTGACGACCACCGTACCAGTAGCAACCCAAGGAGGCCTTCCGGTGATGACAAGGGTTCCACTGACGCCGCAGCTTGATG TTTCAGTGCCAAACCAGCCGACCACGATGATGACGACAATCCCGGAAGCCTGA